The following coding sequences lie in one Oncorhynchus masou masou isolate Uvic2021 chromosome 20, UVic_Omas_1.1, whole genome shotgun sequence genomic window:
- the ndufs8a gene encoding NADH:ubiquinone oxidoreductase core subunit S8a, which translates to MSAALRVLYSVSRPGAFAAGHNLVRPISLSAQREGFKYVNAQDLPTDMKSITDRAAQTLLWTELFRGLGMTMSYLFREPATINYPFEKGPLSPRFRGEHALRRYPSGEERCIACKLCEAICPAQAITIEAEPRSDGSRRTTRYDIDMTKCIYCGFCQEACPVDAIVEGPNFEFSTETHEELLYNKEKLLNNGDKWEAEIAANIQADYLYR; encoded by the exons GCGCCTTTGCGGCTGGACACAATCTGGTGCGTCCAATCAGTCTGTCGGCCCAGAGAGAGGGATTCA AGTATGTGAATGCTCAGGATCTGCCCACAGACATGAAGTCCATAACAGACCGAGCCGCTCAGACTCTGCTGTGGACTGAGCTCTTCAGAG GATTGGGCATGACCATGAGCTACCTATTCAGAGAGCCGGCCACCATAAACTACCCGTTTGAGAAGGGGCCCCTGTCGCCCCGTTTCCGCGGTGAGCATGCCCTGCGCAGGTACCCCTCTGGAGAGGAGCGCTGCATCGCCTGCAAGCTGTGTGAAGCCATCTGCCCTGCCCAG GCCATCACCATCGAGGCAGAGCCCCGATCGGACGGCAGCAGGAGGACGACGCGCTACGACATCGACATGACCAAGTGTATTTACTGTGGCTTCTGCCAGGAGGCCTGTCCTGTTGATGCCATCGTGGAG gGCCCAAACTTTGAGTTTTCCACAGAGACTCATGAGGAGCTGCTCTACAACAAAGAGAAACTGCTCAATAACGGAGACAAGTGGGAGGCTGAGATTGCTGCCAACATACAAGCTGATTACCTCTATCGATAG